A window of the Clupea harengus chromosome 8, Ch_v2.0.2, whole genome shotgun sequence genome harbors these coding sequences:
- the mrps31 gene encoding 28S ribosomal protein S31, mitochondrial: MNRKLIPSYRGYKLFLFAQLIHQRPQTCVFKSAIPACRSALPACSRALSSSQSSRGDGGPRMPPETAAATETAATETTGSQSQVEVKEAAKGVSVEATGVKMGDSDTAAAAGDPQLHAAGEKAAESRAGLGDTGAAAPQEVAAPPQEVAAAPQEVAAARQEVAAAPQEVAAAPQEVAAARQDVAAARQEVAAAPQEVAAAPQEVAAARQEVAAARQEVAAPQEVAAPQEVAAAPQEVAAAPQEVAAARQEVAAARQEVAAARQEVAAARQEVAAPQEVAAPQEVAAAPQEVAAAPQEVAAAPQEVAAPPQEVAAPEARAAPAEGREDGELLKSGKKSLLELLGAMKVDVTTKRKVRTQRPPQFEQPMRTKPTMTVATETTKGMFQQASAAAGENSMKRGAGLAPEVVAAATAAASTLPNRGQATSELLRQLRRHEAQSETQQRGAESISNIIADMKVGRQGNGRPDARPANQIRFDEDGRGYTVDRGITSELDGIRRRKSGFSGKRLNIFPTKPDESPSPDTGLGLSLWELDLASRIAMATNQLPQNGFEEMLLWTKQGKLWQYPINNEAGLEDEASVAFHEHVFLERHLAEGFPSQGPVRHFMELVIAGLAKNPYQTANQKQEHIAWFRDYFQEKRPVLDEAEAYVSLEP; encoded by the exons ATGAACCGAAAGTTAATTCCCTCGTATCGAGGTTATAAATTGTTCCTTTTTGCCCAGCTTATTCATCAACGTCCACAGACATGCGTGTTCAA gTCAGCGATCCCGGCCTGCAGGTCAGCGCTCCCAGCCTGCAGTCGAGCTCTCAGCTCCAGCCAGTCCTCTCGGGGGGATGGAGGCCCTCGGATGCCTCCTGAGACGGCTGCTGCCACGGAGACGGCTGCCACGGAGACGACTGGCAGCCAGAGCCAGGTTGAGGTGAAGGAAGCTGCTAAAGGGGTGAGTGTGGAGGCCACAGGAGTTAAGATGGGCGACAGTGACACTGCAGCCGCCGCAGGAGACCCCCAGCTCCACGCAGCCGGCGAGAAAGCAGCTGAGAGCAGAGCAGGCTTGGGGGACACAGGAGCTGCTGCCCCGCAGGAAGTGGCTGCCCCCCCTCAGGAAGTGGCTGCTGCCCCACAGGAAGTGGCTGCTGCCCGTCAGGAAGTGGCTGCTGCCCCACAGGAAGTGGCTGCTGCCCCTCAGGAAGTGGCTGCTGCCCGACAGGATGTGGCTGCTGCCCGTCAGGAAGTGGCTGCTGCCCCTCAGGAAGTGGCTGCTGCCCCTCAGGAAGTGGCTGCTGCCCGACAGGAAGTGGCTGCTGCCCGTCAGGAAGTGGCTGCTCCGCAGGAAGTGGCTGCACCTCAGGAAGTGGCTGCTGCCCCACAGGAAGTGGCTGCTGCCCCACAGGAAGTGGCTGCTGCCCGTCAGGAAGTGGCTGCTGCCCGTCAGGAAGTGGCTGCTGCCCGACAGGAAGTGGCTGCTGCCCGTCAGGAAGTGGCTGCTCCGCAGGAAGTGGCTGCACCTCAGGAAGTGGCTGCTGCCCCTCAGGAAGTGGCTGCTGCCCCTCAGGAAGTGGCTGCTGCCCCACAGGAAGTGGCTGCCCCCCCTCAGGAAGTGGCTGCCCCAGAGGCCCGCGCTGCTCCGGCGGAGGGCCGGGAGGACGGAGAGCTGCTTAAAAGCGGGAAGAAAAGTCTTTTGGAGTTACTGGGTGCCATGAAGGTAGATGTGACGACTAAGCGGAAAGTCAGGACGCAACGGCCTCCTCAGTTTGAGCAGCCAATGAGGACCAAACCAACAATGACTGTCGCCACGGAAACAACCAAGGGAATGTTCCAACAAGCCTCAGCAGCGGCAGGGGAGAACAGCATGAAGAg AGGAGCAGGCTTGGCCCCTGAGGTAGTTgctgcagcaacagcagcagcttcaACACTCCCTAATCGTGGCCAGGCAACCTCAGAGTTGCTACGACAACTGAGACGCCATGAAGCCCAGTCAGAGACCCAGCAGCGAGGGGCAGAAagcatcag CAACATCATCGCTGATATGAAGGTGGGTAGACAAGGCAATGGACGCCCTGATGCCcggccagccaatcagattcgCTTTGATGAGGATGGGCGTGGCTACACAGTTGACAGAGGCATCACCAGTGAACTGGATGGAATTCGACGAAG GAAAAGCGGCTTCTCTGGCAAGCGGTTAAACATCTTTCCCACAAAGCCAGATGAATCACCCAGTCCTGACACAG gtTTGGGTCTGTCGCTATGGGAACTTGATCTGGCCAGTCGCATAGCCATGGCAACCAATCAGCTTCCACAGAACGGCTTTGAGGAGATGCTGCTCTGGACCAAACAGGGCAAACTCTGGCAGTATCCAATCAACAATGAGGCTG GTCTGGAAGACGAGGCGTCCGTGGCGTTTCACGAGCACGTCTTCCTGGAACGCCACCTCGCGGAGGGCTTCCCCTCTCAGGGGCCGGTCCGACACTTCATGGAGCTGGTGATCGCCGGATTGGCCAAGAACCCCTACCAGACGGCCAATCAGAAGCAAGAGCACATTGCCTGGTTCAGAGATTACTTCCAGGAGAAGAGGCCGGTGCTGGACGAAGCGGAGGCGTACGTCAGCCTAGAACCTTAA